A stretch of Shinella zoogloeoides DNA encodes these proteins:
- a CDS encoding ABC-type transport auxiliary lipoprotein family protein has translation MTVSDMELLRNGTVARAALIAVLAATLAACGSAPAKNDTFSLSAAASLEGPPAKNRQLLVPQPSALKSLDSDQIVIRTSPSEIQYLAQSQWGDSLSKMVQAKLVQAFENTGRLGGVGMPGQGLAIDYQIVTDIRSFEVQTSGADTAVVVISAKLLNDRNGTVRAQKVFRAAVPVTGSSNTAFVNGLDAAFATVTADIVGWTLKSI, from the coding sequence ATGACGGTATCGGATATGGAGTTGTTGCGGAACGGGACCGTAGCGCGCGCCGCTCTTATCGCCGTTCTGGCTGCAACGCTCGCTGCCTGCGGCAGCGCTCCGGCCAAGAACGATACGTTCAGCCTCTCGGCGGCCGCCTCGCTTGAAGGCCCGCCGGCAAAGAACCGCCAGCTCCTCGTGCCGCAGCCTTCCGCGCTGAAGTCGCTCGACAGCGACCAGATCGTCATCCGCACCTCGCCGTCCGAAATCCAGTATCTCGCCCAGTCGCAATGGGGAGACAGCCTGTCGAAGATGGTGCAGGCCAAGCTTGTCCAGGCCTTCGAGAACACCGGCCGTCTCGGCGGCGTCGGCATGCCGGGGCAGGGGCTGGCGATCGACTACCAGATCGTCACGGACATCCGCTCCTTCGAGGTGCAGACCTCTGGCGCGGACACGGCGGTGGTCGTGATCTCCGCGAAGCTGTTGAACGATCGCAACGGCACGGTGCGGGCGCAGAAGGTGTTCCGCGCGGCGGTGCCGGTCACAGGTTCCAGCAATACGGCCTTTGTGAACGGGCTGGACGCGGCCTTCGCCACGGTCACGGCCGATATCGTCGGCTGGACGCTGAAATCCATCTGA
- a CDS encoding Tim44 domain-containing protein — protein sequence MILIQGFGRALAMLALALMVMMTVVDVAEARRAGGGFGSRGTRTFTTPSTTRTAPTDAQPIDRTMTRQQSAQPSASRNSTANAPRPGFFNGFGGRLLGGLMLGGLVGMLLGYGLGGGIGFLGLLLQVALIAGLFMVLRRMFAQRNAPAYAGVPSSARNTQDNNSTPGFQIPRIGSGGRQPATQPKPGDEIGIQQADLDQFEGMLKELQAAYAAEDFRTLRQITTPEAMSYLAEEIGDNATQGLRNEVRDIHLVQGDVAETWREGTDEYATVALRYESIDVMRDRATGKLVSGDPDTLTEAVEVWTFLRRNGSDWKVSAIQGVEAG from the coding sequence ATGATTCTGATACAGGGATTTGGCCGCGCGCTGGCAATGCTGGCATTGGCGTTGATGGTGATGATGACGGTGGTGGATGTGGCGGAAGCCCGCCGCGCCGGCGGCGGCTTCGGCAGCCGTGGCACCCGCACCTTTACGACGCCATCCACGACGCGCACCGCGCCGACCGACGCCCAGCCGATCGACCGCACGATGACGCGTCAGCAATCGGCCCAGCCCTCCGCCAGCCGCAACAGCACCGCTAACGCACCCCGGCCGGGCTTCTTCAACGGCTTCGGCGGCCGGCTTCTCGGCGGCCTGATGCTCGGCGGCCTCGTCGGCATGCTGCTCGGTTACGGTCTCGGCGGCGGCATCGGCTTCCTCGGCCTCCTCCTGCAGGTCGCCCTGATCGCCGGCCTCTTCATGGTCCTGCGCCGCATGTTCGCGCAGAGGAACGCTCCGGCCTATGCCGGCGTGCCCTCCTCCGCCCGCAATACGCAGGACAACAACAGCACGCCCGGTTTCCAGATCCCGCGCATCGGTAGCGGCGGCCGCCAGCCGGCCACCCAGCCCAAGCCGGGCGACGAGATCGGCATCCAGCAGGCAGACCTCGATCAATTCGAAGGCATGCTGAAAGAATTGCAGGCCGCCTATGCTGCGGAGGATTTCCGCACGCTGCGCCAGATCACGACGCCCGAGGCCATGTCCTATCTCGCCGAAGAGATCGGCGACAACGCCACGCAGGGCCTCAGGAACGAGGTGCGCGATATCCATCTCGTCCAGGGTGACGTCGCCGAGACCTGGCGCGAAGGTACGGACGAATACGCCACCGTCGCCCTGCGCTACGAGAGCATCGACGTGATGCGCGACCGCGCGACGGGCAAGCTGGTTTCCGGTGATCCGGACACGCTCACGGAAGCCGTCGAGGTCTGGACCTTCCTGCGCAGGAACGGTAGCGACTGGAAGGTTTCGGCCATCCAGGGCGTCGAAGCCGGCTGA
- a CDS encoding MlaD family protein: METKANYALVGFFTVLVMAAAFVFVYWMTQYGRGGDMAQLVIRIPGSANGLSVGSPVRFNGIPVGSVRSLAIDSKDPRFSVAMTEVSTTAPVKQSTTAVLEVQGLTGAAYIELGGGNASDPNILREAFDNETFATLQAQQSSVTNILSTADKILKRADAAITDIQGFVADARGPLTNTIQNAEKFSGSLARNGENIDEFLKSVGALSDTFTALSGRLDSTLASVDALIKAVDPKKVEDFVGNVDKVSRDIADASGEVKATVEGFRKTAETFDTFGKQATATLDKVDGLMAAVDTQKVSGAIDNISVATADARKAIASVTGVADRIGARQEDIDQIITDVRDMSGKLNAASTRVDGVLAKLDGFLGEGDSESLFAEAKATLQSIRQAADTLNGRIGPIADGLQRFSGSGLRDVEALVLDTRRTIQNLDSAISGFERNPQRLLFGGDTVKQYDGRTRR, encoded by the coding sequence ATGGAAACGAAAGCCAACTATGCCCTCGTCGGCTTCTTCACCGTGCTGGTCATGGCGGCGGCCTTCGTCTTCGTCTACTGGATGACGCAATACGGCCGCGGCGGCGACATGGCCCAGCTTGTGATCCGTATTCCCGGATCGGCGAACGGCCTTTCCGTCGGCTCGCCCGTGCGCTTCAACGGCATTCCCGTCGGCTCCGTGCGCAGCCTTGCCATCGATTCGAAGGATCCGCGCTTTTCCGTCGCCATGACGGAGGTCTCCACCACCGCGCCGGTCAAGCAGTCCACTACGGCCGTGCTGGAAGTTCAGGGCCTGACGGGCGCTGCCTATATCGAGCTTGGCGGCGGCAATGCCAGCGACCCGAACATCCTGCGCGAAGCCTTCGACAACGAGACCTTCGCGACGCTGCAGGCGCAGCAATCGAGCGTGACGAACATCCTTTCGACCGCCGACAAGATTCTCAAGCGCGCCGATGCTGCGATCACCGATATCCAGGGCTTCGTCGCCGATGCGCGCGGCCCGCTCACCAACACCATCCAGAACGCGGAGAAATTCTCCGGCTCGCTTGCCCGCAACGGCGAGAACATCGACGAGTTCCTGAAGAGCGTCGGCGCGCTCTCGGATACGTTCACGGCCCTTTCCGGCCGGCTGGATTCCACGCTCGCCTCCGTCGATGCGCTGATCAAGGCGGTCGATCCGAAGAAGGTCGAGGACTTCGTCGGCAATGTCGACAAGGTCAGCAGGGACATTGCCGACGCCTCGGGAGAGGTGAAGGCAACCGTCGAGGGCTTCCGCAAGACCGCCGAGACCTTCGATACGTTCGGAAAGCAGGCGACCGCGACGCTCGACAAGGTGGACGGCCTGATGGCGGCGGTCGATACCCAGAAGGTCAGCGGCGCCATCGACAACATCTCCGTCGCCACCGCCGACGCCCGCAAGGCCATCGCCTCCGTCACCGGCGTTGCCGACCGGATCGGCGCGCGGCAGGAGGATATCGACCAGATCATCACCGATGTCCGTGACATGAGCGGCAAGCTGAACGCGGCCTCGACGCGCGTCGATGGCGTGCTCGCCAAGCTCGACGGCTTCCTGGGCGAGGGCGATTCCGAATCGCTCTTCGCCGAGGCCAAGGCGACGCTGCAATCGATCCGGCAGGCGGCCGATACGCTCAATGGCCGCATCGGGCCGATTGCAGACGGGCTGCAGCGCTTCTCCGGCTCGGGCCTGCGCGATGTCGAGGCGCTGGTGCTGGATACGCGTCGGACGATCCAGAATCTCGACAGCGCCATTTCCGGCTTCGAGCGCAATCCGCAGCGCCTGCTGTTCGGCGGCGACACGGTCAAGCAATATGACGGCCGGACCCGGCGCTGA